Proteins co-encoded in one Gossypium hirsutum isolate 1008001.06 unplaced genomic scaffold, Gossypium_hirsutum_v2.1 scaffold_98, whole genome shotgun sequence genomic window:
- the LOC121226294 gene encoding probable leucine-rich repeat receptor-like protein kinase At1g35710, translated as MEAKALLHLGWWSWHGNDTRGHCRWKGIACNKAGSITRIDCSWVAVSGSISPEIGALSSLKSLDLSHKGLTGELPQSLGKLTLLEKLDLSNNFINGSIPLDWGKMKSLKQLNLSGNQIRGPIPPTLGKLTNLEQLDLSFNQITGAIPREIGNLKNLSELYLSKNELNGWIPSSIFNLSRLSLFYLDSNLLEGPLPQEMENLKALRFLDLSNNKLIGPIPSQIGNCLVLEELYLSNNHITGSIPFEVFTCPPHTLDLSHNFIEGEIPHQFDNDLYFTF; from the coding sequence atggaAGCAAAAGCTCTCCTTCATTTAGGCTGGTGGAGTTGGCACGGCAATGACACTCGCGGTCATTGCAGATGGAAAGGTATAGCATGCAATAAAGCTGGGAGCATCACCCGCATTGATTGTTCATGGGTTGCGGTTAGTGGAAGCATCTCGCCTGAAATAGGAGCTTTATCTTCACTCAAGTCCCTTGATCTTTCTCACAAAGGCCTAACTGGTGAGTTACCTCAATCCCTTGGAAAACTTACACTCTTAGAAAAGCTTGACCTTTCCAATAACTTTATTAACGGTTCTATCCCCCTAGACTGGGGGAAAATGAAGAGTTTGAAACAGTTGAACCTATCCGGTAACCAAATTCGTGGTCCCATCCCTCCTACCTTAGGCAAATTAACCAATTTAGAACAGTTGGACTTATCCTTTAATCAAATCACTGGGGCAATTCCTCGTGAAATTGGGAACCTAAAGAATTTGTCTGAATTGTATCTAAGTAAAAACGAGCTCAATGGTTGGATCCCTTCGTCAATATTTAATTTATCCAGATTGAGCCTTTTCTATCTTGATTCCAATCTTTTAGAAGGTCCCTTACCACAAGAAATGGAGAATTTGAAAGCTTTACGTTTCCTTGACCTCTCCAATAACAAATTGATTGGACCTATTCCATCTCAAATTGGAAATTGCTTAGTGTTAGAAGAATTGTATTTGAGTAACAATCATATAACTGGAAGCATTCCCTTTGAAGTCTTCACTTGCCCTCCTCATACTCTTGATCTCAGTCATAACTTCATCGAGGGAGAAATACCGCATCAATTTGATAACGATCTTTACTTCACATTTTGA